The genomic segment TCCCTGTCTTTTCATTCGAGATAAATTGTTCTGAAATTTTCATACGCTATCCTAGTTATTCTATATCAGAGCAATATTTGTGTCCGAGTCCAAATACTTGCTCAAAAACAGACTCATATATTTTTATAGTATGTCATTTCAGGAAGACTGTCCAGACCCGAAAAGAGATCCGGCGATTTGACAAGTTTAACTACGGATATAAAAGGTTTAAATTTCTAAGATCTTGAATGAAATTTATTGAATATAATGTTTCTATTTTATTCGGGAATGTTCTGTTAATTTGACAGTATAGTCCGGGCTCTCATTGTTACTTAAGACATATGTAATCTAATTGCTTCAAGCCTTATCATTTGCTCTGGATATAATAGAACTTGCCAGAAGACAAAATGCAATTAAGTCAAAGCTAAACGCACCCACTTGTCCGAACTGCCATGCAGATCTTATACTATTCCAATGTTCCGGAATAGAATGAGTGACTGTCCATTCTTTGATTTGAGAAGCTGCCGGTGCCACGAAAAAAAACCAAACTCCTAAAGAGAAAATAAAGGAGAATGCACTCAAGATCGCATAACGAAATGATTTAGTTCCCTTGGAAAGATAAGCGATCGCAAAAATAAGAAGAATAGAACCTATCTGTACAATAGGACCGACAATCGCAAAATATTTATACAAACTAGTTTGTACTTGGAAATATAGCTCAGCTTCCCAATGCAATTTTGGAGCAGCCTCCATAACATGTGCAAATCTCATTCCAAGAGTTAATGCAGCTAGTATTAAAGCAAAAAATCGGATCTTAGATAACATAACAGATTCCTTTCGTTTCCTTTAGCTTCTACTCCCAACCGAAAAGGTTACCGAATTTCCTCAAAAAAAGGATCCAATTTCATTTGAATTTTTAAAAATAAAGCTTATCACAACTAACTAAGGATTGTTTTGGATAAATTCGGAAAGAAGTTCCGCAAGTAGCTCACCCTTCTCCTCCTGAAGGAAATGTCCTGCTCCTTGGATTACAGTATGTTTTTGTCCTTTTGCACCCGGGATGGTTCTTCTAAAGAATATATCCCCGCCTTTCGTGATAGGATCCGAATCGCTGAACATCGTAATAAAAGGTTTTTTGAAATTTTTATAAAACATCCAAGCCTGACGATTTCTTTCCGTCTCCGGATTATCAGGAGAAATAGGAACAAGAGTAGGAAATTTTCTGGCTCCTGCCTTATACGATTCATCCGGATAAGGAGAATCGTAGGCGCGGATAATTTCCGGACTTAATTTAGTAACACATCCGTTTTGGATAATCTTTCCAATAGGAAGTTTACTGACTTCTTGGGAGAAGCGAAGCCATTTCAAGAAGTCTTCCTTAGGAGGGATATCTCCTGTAGGTAAAAAAGTATTTGCAGCACATATTCTTGCAAAACGAGAATCCAATTCCGCTACCGCCCTTAAACCTAAGAGCCCTCCCCAGTCTTGACAAAAGAGTGTGATATTCTTTAATCCCAAACCTGTAATAAAATTTTTCAACCAGTCTACATGATTTTTATATGTATACGTTTTTAGATCCGTGGGCTTATCCGATTTTCCAAAACCGATCAGATCAGGCGCGAGCACTCTATAACCTTTTTCTGATAAAGGAGGGATCATCTTTCTGTAAAGATAAGACCAACTTGGCTCCCCGTGCAATAATAAGACTGTTTCTTTTGCATCCGTAGGACCTTCGTCCACATAATGCATTTTGAATTCTCCTACTGAAATATAATGAGGAGAAAAAGGATAATCCTTTAGATTAGAAAAACATTCTGAAGGAGTTTCTAAATAAGTTTGCATACCAAATCTACCAGAACGGATGTACTTTATATAAGGGCTCAGATCTTAGATTCTCTGAAAATCTTGTCAAACTTCTTCGCAAAAAAATAAACCAACTGGCGTTTTCTGATTTTAAAAAATCGAAAAATAAGATCTTGTGGGACCCCCTACAAAGAGAGATTTATGTTCGGAAAAAAGGCACAGAAAGTCACGATTTACACTTCTTTCGTTCTATTCGGTTTATTTTTATTAGTTTTAAGCCAAACAGCGTGTTTGAGTTCTTTCGGAGGAAATCCAAGCGGCACACGATTGGAAAGAATGAAAACTTCCAAGATGTTTCATGAGGGGAAGTTCGAAAATGATCCTTTCGTTCCGATGTTAAGTCCTGGAACTTATATTGCTGTTTTGAAAAGACAACTTTTCGGTTCGGAAACAAGAACTCCGCCTTCTCCGATACCTGTCCAAAAACCGGACCTAAAAACTTTTTCGGATCCAATAGCACCCGGACTAAGAGCTATCTGGTTCGGACATTCTTCCGTTTTGGTAGAAATAGACGGGATACGTATCTTCACTGATCCTGTGTTCTCCCAAAGAGTTTCTCCATTTGAAAGTATAGGACCTGGCAGACTTTTTCCTCTGCCATTAGAACTATCAGAACTTCCTAATATAGATGCAGTTGTAATCTCTCATGATCATTACGATCATTTGGATATGGTCACCACTCAATTTTTAGCGAAGAAAGGTACAAAATATTTCGTTCCCCTCGGCATTGGCGCCCATTTAGAATCCTGGGGAATTCCGGAAAATCAGATCATAGAATTAGATTGGTGGCAAAAAGGGAATATTAAGAATATTGAAATTATCTGCACACCGGCAGTTCATTACTCCGGAAGAGGTCTATTCAACGGCAAATCTACTCTTTGGTCTTCCTGGAGCCTCATCGGACCAAAACATAAATTTTTCCATAGCGGAGACACGGGATATTCTTCTCATTTTACCGAGATCGGAAAAAAATTAGGACCTTTCGACCTGACTTCTATCAAAGTGGGGGCATACGATTGGACCTGGGAAGGAATTCATATGAATCCTGAAAGCGCAGTCCAAGCTCATTTAGATCTCAAAGGTAAAACGATGCTTCCTGTGCATTGGGCAACTTTCAATCTTGCAATCCATTCTTGGGACGAACCTATTTTAAGAACAAAACAAGGAGCGGATCAAAACGGAGTTCGTCTGGCTACTCCTAAACCCGGAGAATGGGTAGATCTACAAAAGGATAGCATATTCGAATCTTGGTGGGAGAAGGTAAAATAGATTAAGAGAATTTTCTCACTAATTCCAATCTGGAATTTACATGCAATTTTCTGAATATACTTTTGATTTGGACCCTTACAGTCCCTTCTTTAGTGCCCAAGGATGCTGCAATTTCCTTGGTTCTTTTGCCATCCACGATCATATCCAATACTTTCTTTTCTCGATTGGACAATACTTCCACTTCTTTCTGGGAAGTTTTGCGAAAAGAATGAATAACTCTGGCGGCAAGTCCCGGAGAAAGTATCCCTCCCCCTTCCAACAATATCTCCGCTTTTTCTTGGATATCTCCTACATCTTTTTTTAATATATAACCTATTGCTCCCGCTTTTAGAGCTTTGAACAAGGCCTCCTCAGACTCGAATGCAGACAAGATCGCGTAACCTGTTTTGGAATCAGAGGAGTATCTTTCTAAAATAAAATCCAATCCGCTTTTTCCGGGAAGATCGATATCTACAAACACCAAATCGTAATGGGCGTCTTTATACTTAGGAAATTCCTCGGCGGAGCTATAAACTTCCACCTTTGTAACTCTATTCAACTTTTTTAATCTTTCTTTGCATTGACTTGCGAATGCAGGATCATCTTCCAAGATCGCTATTTTATATAATTTCACGAATCAAATTCTCCGTAGTTGACGGATCGGTATCTCTAAAAATCCTTTAAAGTCCCGATTTTCTAAATTTTCTTTCCATTCTCCATTGATCGCAGAAGTTCTAAATTGGATGGTTTTATTCCCTTTGGAGCCTATTCTCATCTCTTGGAAATTTGTACGAGTTCGGATAGATATCTCTATAGTATCTTTTTTTGGGGAGAAGATCCAATGAGAAATCCCGGATCCGTATTTAAGATCGTTGGAACATATCTCCGTTACAATTCCCAATATTTGTTCCGCTTTTTCAGTATCTATATTAAAATCTTCGTCCCCTTCTCTCGTAAATCTCACCTTTCTTCCTGCGTTACCGTACCTTCTCAATAATAATACTCTAATTCCACTCCAAATATCTTCCGAGATCAATTTAACGTCCGCCATACTTGCAGTGATCTCTCTTATACCTTTGAAAATATCTTCTGATAATTTTTCCAATCTTAGAAGTGCATCCGTGTCTCCGCTTTTATAACCCTGAATAGAACGAACTAATAGATTTAGATCGGTTACTTTAGCTCCTAAATAATCGTGAAGATCCCTAGTGATCGCTTCTCTTTCTTTATACAATCTTTCCTGTAAATTTTTGGCCTTCTTCAGATATTCTATTCTGTATCCATACCACCAAGTATTACATAAGCAAATAAACAATTGGAGCGCACTCATATTGCTGATCTGCACCCACACAGTCCTGTCCGAAAAATATCCGATTCCTTCCGGAAGGATCCTAAGAATATAAAATGCAACTATGGAGAATGAATAGATAGTGTAAAAGATGGGCCTTCCGTTGAAGAATAAACTCACCAAAAAAAGGATCACTTGGTTAGTGATCCACATATTATTATCATAAAAATAATATTCGTTGTCGTGGAATTGTGTCTCAACCTCCAAAACCAACAAGATAAAAAGCCCACCGAATACGATCAGATTCTTTCTGAAATAATTTTTAGAGTAAAATTGGATCACTCCCAGGCTGAATAAACAAATAAAAGCTGAGATCAGATCCAGATATAGTAAAAGAAAATTGGATCGAACATATTCTAGGATTGCACCCCATATGGTGATCGCACATACGATCCCGAAAAAATAAGAGGATATCCTGTAATTTTGGGAATAGAATTCCTCTCTTGCAAATCTATCTCTATCCTTTTCTTTTACTATTTCCATATTCGCTTCTGGCTAACATGCAGATCATCGTTTGGCACATGGTATCTATCCGAGGATAAAACTCTATTCGAATATTTGCTTCTAACTAGGTTTTAGCGACATAGAATCCAATTTTTGTTTTCTCCCAAACCGATCTAACTTTTTCCTTCTCTCCTACCTCAAGGAGGGTATTGCCCTTTTTAACCTTAGCTCTTAAGTTATACGGCAACGTTTTTCCTTTTCGGACCTCAAAAGGCAAAACCCGCTTCTTCAATAGGAGAAGTATATAATTGAAACTTAATATTTAAAAAGATTAGGAAACTAAAGATGAAAACCAAACTAGCTTTGATCTTATTGATCAGTTTGAATTCCTTTTGTTCCGGAACAAATTCCGGACTTTCTGCATTGGCCGCTTTCTTCGGGCTTCCACAAACACCATCCTATGGAAATGTTCAATTCGCGGTGAATGTTGCAAGCTCACTAACAAAGGTAACCGTTACTGTAACTGGCCCGGGGATCTCCACTCCTATTGTCCAAGACTTGGTTAAGATAGGAAATACTTGGCAAGGGATCATTGGACAAATCCCGGCAGGCACAGACAGAACGTTTTCGGGAGAAGGTTTCAATGCCTCGAATGTTCTGATACAACAGGGCCAGGTAACTGGAGTTACAATATCAGCAAACTCTATTACCAATATACTCTTGGTTCTCTCTGAAACAAACCCAGCTCCGCCGTTTTCAAATGCAGCACCGATCATAGATTCTTTGGTAGCTTCTACAAATCAGGTTGCTCCTTCTTCTTCCATTAATTTGAATTCAACGGTTCATGATCCGAATCCTTCGGACACATTAACCTATTTGTGGTCGGCCACCGGTGGAAGTTTCAATAATTCGAATATTCTAAATCCTGTATGGACTTCTCCTTCTACACCCGGGCAATATACGATTACATTGACCGTAAGCGATCAACTAGGCGCAAGCTCATCCTTAAGTTTTACCGCTGACGTACAGGTAGGATATGGGACAGGTTATGGAAGTATAAACGTAGGCTCTAATTCTTCTCCTTTTGTATCTAACGTTATATCGAATCCTTCCAGCATTGCTCCGGGTGCTTCTACAAATATTACCCTGACTGCATTCGATCCGGATGGAAATACGATCTCCTATTCTTGGAGTTCCAGTTGTGCGGGAAGTTTTAATGATCCGAATACGCAAAATCCTGTATTCACTGCATCTTCTTCCGCAAGTTTAGGGCCTTGCACGTTAAGTGTTTCTTTATCCGATGGAAATGGTGGATCCAATCTTGGATCTTTCACTATCCAAATCTCCCAGACCCAAACAGTGAATCTTGCACCTCAGATCTTGTCTAGCTTCCAAACTGCTTTGGCCCTCGATCCTTCTGGCTCCATGGTGTTTAGGGTAACGGCTACAGATCCGGAGAATACTCCACTCTCCTTCTCCTGGAATTCTAGCTCTGGCGTTGTTGGAACTCCAACAAACACGGTCAACGGAAATCTAACAACAAGTGAAATAGTTTGGACTGCACCAACCTGCGGATCTAATCTACAGGTTTCCGTAACCATCACAGATGGAGATGGAAATTCTGCGGTCCTAAACTATCTTCCGGTGAATATCAACGGGGCCCCTACATGTGTTTTAGGTCTTTGGTCCCAACAAGCTTATATCAAGGCTTCCAACTCGGAAGCAGATGATAATTTTGGAAGATCCTGGGCTCTTTCAGGAGACACGATAGTGGTAGGCGCGCCTTTGGAAGATAGTAATCAAACAACGATCACAAATGGTAGCAATCCAGGCTCTTCTGATAATAGCGCTTCTGCATCAGGTGCGGTTTACGTTTATATTCGAAATGGAAATACTTGGACCCAACAAGCTATATTAAAACCTTCTAATTCAGAAGAAAGCGACTTGTTCGGTTTCGCGGTAAGTATTTCAGGAGATACGATCGTAGCCAGCGCAATCCAAGAAGATAGTAACCAAAACTATATTACAAACGGAAGTTCTGCATCCTCAGATAATAGCATGACATTTGCTGGAGCAGTTTATGTTTTTGTAAGGAATGGGAACACTTGGGCCCAGCAAGCTTATATCAAACCTTCTAACCCATCTGAATTTGATTCTTTCGGAAACTCGATCGCAATCCAAGGAGATACATTAGTCGTTGGCTGTCATAATGAAAGCAGCGCCCAAAATACGATCTCTAATGGGCAACCTGCTCCTAATGACGATAGTCTCAACCATAGTGGAGCCGTTTACGTTTACAAAAGAACAGGAAGCACTTGGGTAGAAGAAGCTTATATCAAGGCTTCGAATCCGGACAACGGTGATTACTTTGGCTATAGTGTCGCAATCAGCGGAGATACGATCGCAGTAGGCTCTCAAGGCGAAGACAGTAATCAAAATTATATTACGAACGGAAGCAGTGGAAGTTCCGACAATAGTTTATCTCAAGCCGGAGCAGTGTATACATTTACTAGAACCGGAAATATTTGGGCACCGGAAGCCTATATCAAACCTTCCAATCCGGATGCGTACGATGTTTTCGGGACTGCTGTCGCTATTTATGGAGACACTATAGCAGTCGGAGCGACCGGAGAAGCCAGTAACCAAAATAGTATTTCCTCAGGCACTAACGCTTCTTCGGATAACTCCTCGACGTATTCAGGAGCAGTCTATGTGTTTGCCAGAAGCGGAGGTCTCTGGTCCCAACAAGCTTACCTGAAAGCGTCGAATTCCAGTCCGAATAATATTTTCGGGGCAGCAATCAGTATTTATGGAGATACAATCGCTGTGGGGGGTTTAGATTCAAGTGCGCAGACCACGATCTCTTACGGAAATACGGCAAGCTCCGATAATAGCGCTCAGTATGCCGGCGCAGCGTATATTTTCGAAAGAAACGGTATAAGCTGGTCTCAAGCTGCTTACATAAAAGCACCTAATGCGAACGCTTACGACTTCTTCGGAGGAGTATGTTTGGACGGAAATAGTCTTTTAGTAAGCGCATACCGGGAATCAAGTTCGGAAAATACGATCACAAATGGAGTTTATGGAAGTGCGGACAATAGCGCCCAGTATGCGGGCGCTGCCTACGTATTCACTAGATAGACTTTAGTCATCCACGAACAGCTCGTCGCAAAACGGGCTGTCTTTCGTGATCCTGCTTTCCAGAAGATTGAAAGCAACTCTTCTGAAATAAGGGCGAATTAATTTTTCGTAATACTTTTTGGATCTTTGGTGTGCATAAGGATCCGTAAAGTAAATCTCCTTCTTCATTCTTGTGTAATCGTTTTTGGTAGGGACCGTAAAATAGAGATAATTCACGATCTTATGCAGTTTCTCAAAAACCTTAGGAAGATGTTTATCTTCTATATATTGGACCACAGAGTTACAAATACCCAGAGTGAACGGAGGAAGATGAATATATTTCAGGTCGAGATCTTGGATGGTAGAATGTAAAAAGGAAAGATTATAAGAACGGATCCACTTCTGTTTTGCGATCGCATCTATCATGTCTTCGGAAGGGTCCACTGCAAATACACGATTCGGTTGGAATATTTTTACGAATTCTTTTAGAAGTAAGGCCTTACCGAACCCGAAGTCAGCAATACTCCTAGGATGGACTTGCATCAGATCAAAAACGGACTTTATGTATTTTGCATGTTCTTTGGCGTTGAAAGAAGCATCCACGTCCTTCCCGCTTCCGTAAATTTCACTCCAGTAGGAAGTTTCGAATGGTAGACCGTTGGCTCCGTAAGCGATATAATCGGAGTCTTGCGGTTTTTTACTCATACATCAGGAGCCTTGGAAGAAGAAAGCCAAGAAATAAAGAACGCTTTCAGATCATCGTAACCTTTTTGGTCGGAAAGTTCCGACTTCGCTTCGATGGATCTCGTCTTTAAAGTTTTTAAACTAGGATCAGTTTGTATTCTTTTCCATAAGAATCCGTTGATCAGCACTCTTTCTCCGGATAAAAATAAATAGGGAGTATTCTTCGCTTTTACTTCTCTTTGCAAAAGTTTTCTATCTACCGCCCAGACTTCAGATAAAAGAATATAATCTTTTTCTCTCATTTCAGGATAAGAAGTGAAATGGGTCTTTTGTTTGGAAATAAAATATAAATATGCGGAAGTTTCAGGAGAAACATAGATCCTTTCATCCTGATCTACGATCAATCTCCCTTTTAAAGATGTAATGTCTTTAGCAAGAGAGTTTAACTTAAGCTTATCCACTCCCAAAATAGGACGGATCGTGAAATATCCGGAAACTGCAATCAGGGCGAAAATTCCGATTGATGCAGGGATAGAATTCAGTTCCTTCTCGGAGCGGAGTAAAAAATTGCCCACGAATAAGATTAAAATAAAAGAACCGAAACCTAAAAGGTATTTCCAAACGGCACCGCCCATATATGCAAAAGAATGGGCTCCGTAAAAATTAAGATTTCCTAATAGAATAATCCCGAGTACTAAAACGGAAAGATAACCGAATAAGAAAAGTTTAGGAAGATTTCTTCTTTTAAAGAATACGGATTGTTGCTTCTTCTTCTCTCTTATGCCTACTGTTCCGGCCTTGATCACAAAAATAGTAAATCCGATCAGAAAGAAAGTGAAATGAGAGAAAAATCCGAGCACAGTGCAGGAAACTAAGATCAAAAGATCCACTACTGTTTCCATTCGGAACGAAAGAAATAACACGAGCAGAAAGGAAAAACTAACTAATTCTCCCAACATATTTAATGGAACTAGATAAGAGAACGGATTGATCGCCGCTAAATAACAGAACAGATAATGATTCAGTTTCCAGCTCTCTCTTTCCATGATATAAGCGCAGAGATGCACCCCTAAACTTAGGAAAAACGCTGCGAAAGAGAGATAAGCAGGTATATAATTCAAACCGAAGATCGACTTCCAAAAGGATAAAAGCAAAAACGGAAGAGGTTCCTGGAAGGAGAAAAATTTTCCGTCTTCCGAAAGAGAACGCAATTCTGCCAATGTCCGAAAACTTTCTCCGTTGGACGGGTCACCGTGCCAAGAATAGAGAAGGGTCAGAAGACCGGTGAGAAACAGCGTCGAAAGTAAAATGAGCGCGGGGTTTGCTTTTCTGTTTCTTTCCAAGTCCATGCGGTGGAATTCTTCTCCTACGGATTTCGGAGCTACGTTAAAAATTTAGGTGAAATTATACCAACACATTTTGAACTAAACTAAGAGGCATATTCCGAGGGCAAGAAGATGGAAAAAAAAGACCATATCCTTTACGATAAGACCGGAAATCCTAGCAAAGAGCCGGCTTGGATTTTTAGAACTTACGCGGGTCATACAAACGCAAAGGAGTCCAACGAACTCTTTAGAAAAAACCTGGCAAAGGGTCAAACCGGCCTCTCCATCGCCTTTGATCTTCCCACACAATGCGGTTATAGCTCTGATCACGCAATCGCTAAGCCGGAAATCGGAAAAGTAGGAGTTCCAATCAACACGTTGGAGGACTTCCGGATCCTATTCGATCAGATCCCGATCGAAGAAATGAACACTTCGATGACCATCAACGGGACCTCAATGTGGCTTCTCTCTCTCTATGTGGCGTTAGCCGAAGAAAGAGGAGAAGACGTTTCCAAACTCCAAGGAACCACTCAAAACGACATAATCAAAGAATATCTGGCTCGTGGGACCTACATTTTCCCTCCGGAACATTCCATCAGAATCATCGTGGATATGTATGAATATTGTTTGAAAAGAATTCCAAAATGGAACCCATCCAATATTTGTTCCTACCATTTGCAAGAAGCGGGAGCAACTCCAGTCCAAGAGCTGGCATTCGCACTCGCAACAGGAATGGCCATCCTTGACGCAGTGAAAGAAAGAAACTGTTTCACTCACGAAGAATTCGAGCAGTGTGTTGGTAGGATCTCCTTCTTCGTAAACGCAGGTATCCGATTCATCGAAGAAATGTGTAAAATGCGCGCCTTCTCCGATATGTGGGAAGAGATTACAAAAGGAATTTATCAGGTAAAAAGCGAGAAATACCGCCGCTTCCGTTACGGAGTCCAAGTAAACTCACTCGGATTAACCGAAGAACAACCTGAAAACAACGCCTGGAGAATTTTGATCGAAGCTTTAGGAGTCACCTTAAGTAGAGATTCGAGATGTAGAGCACTCCAACTTCCAGCTTGGAACGAAGCACTTTCACTTCCTCGTCCTTGGGACCAACAATGGTCACTTCGTTTGCAACAAGTACTTGCTTACGAAACAGACTTACTTGAATATCCGGACCTATTCGAAGGTTCTAAAGTTGTAGAAAGTAAAGTAAAAGACCTGATCGAGAACGCAAACAAAGAGATCCAAAAGATCAAAGAAATGGGCGGAGCGATCAAGGCGATCGAGAACGGTTACATGAAAGCCCAACTCGTAAAATCCCAGGCAGAAAGACTCGCTAAGATCAATAACGACGAACTTATCATCGTAGGGAAGAACAAATGGAAAGATGGAATCCCTTCCCCTCTTACAAATGATCCTGACGGAGGGATTTTCAAAGTAGATCCTAAGTCCGCAGAACAAACCTTAAAAGTACTCTCCGATGTAAAATCAAGAAGAGATGCGAAGAAGGTTGCAGAAACTCTCGCAAGATTGGAAGACGATGCTAAAAACGGAAAGAACCTTATGTTCGCTTCCGTAGAATGTGCTAAGGCTCTTGTGACTACAGGAGAATGGGCAGATACACTCAGAAAAATATTCGGAGAATACCGCCCATCCACCGGAGTAGAAGGACAAAAACTCAATCTAGAATCCGACAAAGTATCTAATGTCAGAGCCAAAGTAGAGAAATTCCAAAAAGCAACAGGTGCAAGACCTAAAATCGTAGTCGGCAAACCTGGGTTAGATGGTCATTCCAATGGCGCAGAGATGATTGCAGTATCCGCAAAACATGCGGGATTCGATGTGATTTACTCAGGGATCAGACTCACTCCGGAAGAAATCGTGCAATCCGCAGTCGAAGAAAACGCAAATGTGATCGGAGTATCCATACTTTCCGGATCTCATGTGGAACTTGCAGAGCAAATATTCGCAGAATTAAAACATTATAAAGCGGATATACCTGTTGTCTTCGGCGGAATTATCCCTCAGCCTGATTTCGAAAAACTACATTCTATCGGAGTAAAAGCAATCTTTA from the Leptospira hartskeerlii genome contains:
- a CDS encoding haloalkane dehalogenase, whose product is MQTYLETPSECFSNLKDYPFSPHYISVGEFKMHYVDEGPTDAKETVLLLHGEPSWSYLYRKMIPPLSEKGYRVLAPDLIGFGKSDKPTDLKTYTYKNHVDWLKNFITGLGLKNITLFCQDWGGLLGLRAVAELDSRFARICAANTFLPTGDIPPKEDFLKWLRFSQEVSKLPIGKIIQNGCVTKLSPEIIRAYDSPYPDESYKAGARKFPTLVPISPDNPETERNRQAWMFYKNFKKPFITMFSDSDPITKGGDIFFRRTIPGAKGQKHTVIQGAGHFLQEEKGELLAELLSEFIQNNP
- a CDS encoding MBL fold metallo-hydrolase; its protein translation is MFGKKAQKVTIYTSFVLFGLFLLVLSQTACLSSFGGNPSGTRLERMKTSKMFHEGKFENDPFVPMLSPGTYIAVLKRQLFGSETRTPPSPIPVQKPDLKTFSDPIAPGLRAIWFGHSSVLVEIDGIRIFTDPVFSQRVSPFESIGPGRLFPLPLELSELPNIDAVVISHDHYDHLDMVTTQFLAKKGTKYFVPLGIGAHLESWGIPENQIIELDWWQKGNIKNIEIICTPAVHYSGRGLFNGKSTLWSSWSLIGPKHKFFHSGDTGYSSHFTEIGKKLGPFDLTSIKVGAYDWTWEGIHMNPESAVQAHLDLKGKTMLPVHWATFNLAIHSWDEPILRTKQGADQNGVRLATPKPGEWVDLQKDSIFESWWEKVK
- a CDS encoding protein meaA, translating into MEKKDHILYDKTGNPSKEPAWIFRTYAGHTNAKESNELFRKNLAKGQTGLSIAFDLPTQCGYSSDHAIAKPEIGKVGVPINTLEDFRILFDQIPIEEMNTSMTINGTSMWLLSLYVALAEERGEDVSKLQGTTQNDIIKEYLARGTYIFPPEHSIRIIVDMYEYCLKRIPKWNPSNICSYHLQEAGATPVQELAFALATGMAILDAVKERNCFTHEEFEQCVGRISFFVNAGIRFIEEMCKMRAFSDMWEEITKGIYQVKSEKYRRFRYGVQVNSLGLTEEQPENNAWRILIEALGVTLSRDSRCRALQLPAWNEALSLPRPWDQQWSLRLQQVLAYETDLLEYPDLFEGSKVVESKVKDLIENANKEIQKIKEMGGAIKAIENGYMKAQLVKSQAERLAKINNDELIIVGKNKWKDGIPSPLTNDPDGGIFKVDPKSAEQTLKVLSDVKSRRDAKKVAETLARLEDDAKNGKNLMFASVECAKALVTTGEWADTLRKIFGEYRPSTGVEGQKLNLESDKVSNVRAKVEKFQKATGARPKIVVGKPGLDGHSNGAEMIAVSAKHAGFDVIYSGIRLTPEEIVQSAVEENANVIGVSILSGSHVELAEQIFAELKHYKADIPVVFGGIIPQPDFEKLHSIGVKAIFTPKDYDLMDVMDRIIDIVSEKIPASV
- a CDS encoding LuxR C-terminal-related transcriptional regulator, with amino-acid sequence MKLYKIAILEDDPAFASQCKERLKKLNRVTKVEVYSSAEEFPKYKDAHYDLVFVDIDLPGKSGLDFILERYSSDSKTGYAILSAFESEEALFKALKAGAIGYILKKDVGDIQEKAEILLEGGGILSPGLAARVIHSFRKTSQKEVEVLSNREKKVLDMIVDGKRTKEIAASLGTKEGTVRVQIKSIFRKLHVNSRLELVRKFS
- a CDS encoding FG-GAP repeat protein: MKTKLALILLISLNSFCSGTNSGLSALAAFFGLPQTPSYGNVQFAVNVASSLTKVTVTVTGPGISTPIVQDLVKIGNTWQGIIGQIPAGTDRTFSGEGFNASNVLIQQGQVTGVTISANSITNILLVLSETNPAPPFSNAAPIIDSLVASTNQVAPSSSINLNSTVHDPNPSDTLTYLWSATGGSFNNSNILNPVWTSPSTPGQYTITLTVSDQLGASSSLSFTADVQVGYGTGYGSINVGSNSSPFVSNVISNPSSIAPGASTNITLTAFDPDGNTISYSWSSSCAGSFNDPNTQNPVFTASSSASLGPCTLSVSLSDGNGGSNLGSFTIQISQTQTVNLAPQILSSFQTALALDPSGSMVFRVTATDPENTPLSFSWNSSSGVVGTPTNTVNGNLTTSEIVWTAPTCGSNLQVSVTITDGDGNSAVLNYLPVNINGAPTCVLGLWSQQAYIKASNSEADDNFGRSWALSGDTIVVGAPLEDSNQTTITNGSNPGSSDNSASASGAVYVYIRNGNTWTQQAILKPSNSEESDLFGFAVSISGDTIVASAIQEDSNQNYITNGSSASSDNSMTFAGAVYVFVRNGNTWAQQAYIKPSNPSEFDSFGNSIAIQGDTLVVGCHNESSAQNTISNGQPAPNDDSLNHSGAVYVYKRTGSTWVEEAYIKASNPDNGDYFGYSVAISGDTIAVGSQGEDSNQNYITNGSSGSSDNSLSQAGAVYTFTRTGNIWAPEAYIKPSNPDAYDVFGTAVAIYGDTIAVGATGEASNQNSISSGTNASSDNSSTYSGAVYVFARSGGLWSQQAYLKASNSSPNNIFGAAISIYGDTIAVGGLDSSAQTTISYGNTASSDNSAQYAGAAYIFERNGISWSQAAYIKAPNANAYDFFGGVCLDGNSLLVSAYRESSSENTITNGVYGSADNSAQYAGAAYVFTR
- a CDS encoding class I SAM-dependent methyltransferase, with protein sequence MSKKPQDSDYIAYGANGLPFETSYWSEIYGSGKDVDASFNAKEHAKYIKSVFDLMQVHPRSIADFGFGKALLLKEFVKIFQPNRVFAVDPSEDMIDAIAKQKWIRSYNLSFLHSTIQDLDLKYIHLPPFTLGICNSVVQYIEDKHLPKVFEKLHKIVNYLYFTVPTKNDYTRMKKEIYFTDPYAHQRSKKYYEKLIRPYFRRVAFNLLESRITKDSPFCDELFVDD